In Myotis daubentonii chromosome 16, mMyoDau2.1, whole genome shotgun sequence, one DNA window encodes the following:
- the LOC132218618 gene encoding phosphatidylcholine:ceramide cholinephosphotransferase 1-like → MKEELYWSPKKVTDWLLENAMPEYCEPLEHFTGRDLINLTQEDFTKPPSCRVSSDNGQRLLDMIETLKMEHHMEVHKNGHANGHLSIGTDVPTPDGRFSIKVKPNGMPNGYRKEMIKIPMLELERSQYPMEWGKTLQAFLYALCCFVLTTVMISVVHERVPPKEVQPPLPDTFFDHFNRVQWAFSICEINGMILVGLWLVQWLLLKYKSIISRRFFCIVGTLYLYRCITMYVTTLPVPGMHFNCSPKLFGDWEAQLRRIMKLIAGGGLSITGSHNMCGDYLYSGHTVMLTLTSLFIKEYSPRRLWWYHWIGWLLSVVGIFCILLAHDHYTVDVVVAYYITTRLFWWYHTMANQQVLKEASQMNRLARVWWYKPFQYFEKNVQGIVPRSYHWPFPWPAVHLSRPVKYSRLVNDT, encoded by the coding sequence ATGAAGGAAGAGTTATATTGGTCACCCAAAAAGGTGACAGACTGGCTGCTGGAGAATGCTATGCCAGAATACTGTGAGCCTCTGGAACATTTCACGGGCCGGGACTTGATCAACCTGACCCAAGAGGATTTCACAAAACCCCCCTCGTGCCGAGTCTCCTCCGACAACGGGCAGCGGCTCTTGGACATGATAGAGACCTTGAAAATGGAGCACCACATGGAAGTACACAAGAACGGCCATGCCAACGGGCACCTCAGCATTGGCACAGACGTCCCCACCCCTGACGGCAGATTCAGCATCAAGGTCAAACCCAACGGGATGCCAAATGGGTATAGGAAGGAGATGATAAAGATCCCCATGCTGGAACTGGAGCGCTCCCAGTACCCCATGGAGTGGGGCAAGACTCTTCAGGCCTTTCTTTATGCACTTTGCTGTTTTGTTCTCACCACAGTGATGATCTCGGTCGTCCATGAACGAGTACCTCCTAAGGAGGTGCAGCCTCCACTACCGGACACGTTTTTTGACCATTTTAACCGGGTGCAGTGGGCCTTTTCTATTTGTGAAATTAACGGCATGATCCTTGTAGGACTCTGGTTAGTTCAGTGGCTGCTCTTAAAATACAAGTCTATTATTAGCAGAAGATTTTTCTGCATAGTTGGCACGCTGTACCTGTATCGGTGTATTACAATGTATGTAACTACACTCCCAGTACCTGGTATGCATTTCAACTGCTCTCCGAAGCTTTTTGGAGACTGGGAAGCCCAACTGCGGAGAATAATGAAGCTCATTGCTGGCGGTGGCCTGTCCATCACTGGCTCTCACAACATGTGTGGGGACTATCTGTACAGCGGCCACACGGTCATGCTCACGCTCACCTCCTTATTTATCAAAGAGTATTCCCCTCGACGACTCTGGTGGTATCACTGGATTGGCTGGCTTCTCAGCGTAGTTGGAATCTTCTGTATTCTCTTAGCGCATGACCACTACACTGTGGACGTGGTGGTGGCATATTACATCACTACAAGGCTCTTCTGGTGGTACCACACTATGGCCAATCAGCAAGTGCTCAAAGAAGCTTCCCAGATGAACCGCTTGGCCCGGGTGTGGTGGTACAAGCCATTTCAGTACTTTGAAAAGAATGTCCAAGGAATTGTACCTCGATCTTACCATTGGCCCTTCCCTTGGCCAGCAGTCCACCTCAGTAGGCCAGTTAAATACAGCCGGTTGGTGAATGACACATAA